A part of Legionella sainthelensi genomic DNA contains:
- the hspQ gene encoding heat shock protein HspQ, with protein sequence MDKIAQFNIGDLVIHKHSRYRAIIVDVDPLFQASGRYNPQAKKREFATRNPWYRLLVDDSSQITYVEECMLIADKSTLPINNPNLGFYLKEKEGHYCSANFTH encoded by the coding sequence ATGGATAAAATTGCACAATTTAATATTGGAGATTTAGTCATTCACAAACACAGCCGTTATAGAGCGATCATTGTCGATGTAGATCCGCTTTTTCAGGCTTCCGGACGCTATAACCCTCAAGCTAAAAAACGTGAATTTGCTACGCGCAATCCTTGGTACCGGCTATTAGTTGATGACAGCAGTCAAATTACCTATGTGGAAGAATGCATGCTTATTGCGGACAAAAGCACTTTGCCCATTAACAATCCAAACCTAGGTTTTTATTTAAAAGAAAAAGAGGGGCATTATTGTAGTGCAAATTTCACCCATTAA
- a CDS encoding U-box domain-containing protein: MGKFKSGMVKYGNNWKAVFNFDDSAREQILAANHLNHAEQLVTAPIRITVNTITAGILGTGLVVGGVSCLAFGLLFSKSIAKDGIFLTLLGVTELGAGVAGSVEILLKIPYNGVKAYQHRKRKSENNEHVVQPEINTSSGLIIRQLEQESPANTTLSATEQNNPQDKWGQQNPINVESIPTILQLIVQSFECPITHELIQEPVLCTLDGRTYEREEITQWLAAHRSSPITREKMTPDQKIADVLKPNRALADAIAGFRVEHPELFESKSRSSSLSG, translated from the coding sequence ATGGGAAAGTTTAAAAGTGGTATGGTTAAATATGGCAATAATTGGAAAGCTGTATTTAATTTCGATGATTCTGCGCGCGAGCAAATATTAGCAGCTAATCATTTAAATCATGCTGAGCAATTGGTTACTGCACCAATACGAATTACTGTAAATACTATAACGGCTGGTATTCTTGGTACTGGGTTGGTCGTTGGTGGTGTTTCCTGTTTAGCATTTGGCTTGCTTTTTAGTAAATCAATCGCTAAAGATGGAATATTTTTGACTTTGTTAGGAGTTACCGAACTTGGGGCAGGAGTAGCTGGAAGTGTCGAGATTTTATTAAAGATCCCATATAATGGTGTCAAAGCATACCAACACCGGAAGAGGAAGTCGGAGAACAACGAGCATGTAGTCCAACCCGAAATAAATACCTCATCTGGACTAATAATACGTCAACTGGAGCAAGAGTCTCCGGCTAACACCACTCTTTCGGCAACCGAACAAAATAATCCTCAAGACAAATGGGGGCAACAAAACCCAATTAACGTTGAATCAATACCTACGATACTTCAACTGATAGTTCAATCTTTTGAATGTCCTATTACGCATGAGTTAATACAAGAGCCTGTCCTATGTACTTTAGATGGTAGAACGTATGAACGAGAAGAGATTACTCAATGGCTTGCTGCACATCGTAGCTCTCCAATTACACGTGAAAAAATGACACCTGATCAAAAAATAGCAGACGTGTTAAAACCAAATCGTGCCCTAGCTGATGCCATTGCGGGGTTTCGAGTTGAACATCCCGAGTTATTTGAAAGTAAGAGTCGATCAAGCTCTTTATCCGGATGA
- a CDS encoding DUF2892 domain-containing protein encodes MMELILQGIYHHGKSFRKLKSCLQNRRSKMRVACNIDKTDRINRTIIGSVLCIAAMFGIGKYFYIALGLALIIEGIVGWCSIPYVLSKIKRLF; translated from the coding sequence ATGATGGAATTAATATTGCAAGGTATCTATCACCATGGAAAGTCTTTTCGAAAGTTAAAAAGTTGCTTACAGAACAGGAGAAGTAAGATGAGAGTTGCATGTAATATAGATAAAACAGATCGGATAAACCGGACAATAATTGGTTCAGTACTGTGTATTGCGGCAATGTTTGGAATAGGGAAATATTTTTATATTGCATTAGGACTGGCATTGATTATAGAGGGCATTGTTGGTTGGTGCTCTATCCCTTATGTGCTAAGTAAGATCAAGCGATTGTTCTAA
- a CDS encoding S8 family peptidase: MSIRKLFLFNTFWAFLSIGSHLFAAENEECGAFLDQIILKFNTVSSVTSPDLGKPFWNEFSKENGLPVQSVEPMPSGAYLVTIDPKKIEQLSQIKNKSKEEYFNNVITQLLNKNDIKYADRNATVCVIKSPVHTKAQLVLAPNQLISHSSQWNEFNGPGGVFLESSPGAFNGAWTTTLGYANPPIVLSNLESINYNPDLAPNVLTGWSFSDNSTDVSDAKDNHGTHVAGIIAAAGSSQNNTGSDIAGMGPFLKILPIEPNYNYAAIETAIYWAMGRDIPGVPHNNYPAKVINASFYVKGSTQCPASLQETIDQFNKSNGVIIVAAGNNNKSIVDDMDAILSCKNIIIVAATQINGYRADYSNYGPLVTLAAPGGEIPGSDSCYPGGILSTVAANTGCQNSGFAFMDGTSFAAPHVSGIAGLIYALNPYLNAQEVKSILLESVMPFGNTADPERSCKGVKSCGVGIVNANKAVQLVTSGRTIIAAPSPTDLRLQTSFDPFNRCPPNKYVIKAESIASPVTSKWVINDTTIACQTLSVYENPTLQVNGPQLKVMYGKTVLTLQTPGLTCQVNNSHGFIC; this comes from the coding sequence ATGAGTATAAGGAAATTATTCTTATTCAATACCTTTTGGGCATTTCTATCTATAGGTTCTCATCTATTTGCTGCAGAAAATGAAGAATGTGGCGCGTTTTTAGATCAAATCATTTTAAAATTTAATACAGTAAGTAGTGTAACAAGCCCTGATCTAGGTAAGCCCTTTTGGAATGAGTTTTCAAAAGAGAATGGGCTGCCAGTCCAATCTGTTGAACCTATGCCAAGTGGTGCTTATTTAGTTACGATTGACCCTAAAAAAATCGAGCAATTATCACAAATAAAAAATAAATCCAAAGAAGAATATTTCAATAATGTTATTACCCAATTATTAAACAAAAATGATATAAAATATGCTGATCGAAATGCGACTGTTTGTGTGATTAAGTCTCCTGTACACACTAAAGCGCAATTAGTATTAGCACCCAATCAATTAATTTCTCATTCATCGCAATGGAATGAATTTAATGGCCCTGGAGGGGTTTTTCTAGAATCTTCGCCTGGTGCCTTCAATGGCGCTTGGACAACGACATTAGGTTATGCAAATCCACCTATTGTTTTATCCAACTTAGAGTCCATTAATTATAATCCGGATTTGGCGCCTAATGTATTAACTGGGTGGAGTTTTTCTGACAATAGTACCGATGTTTCAGATGCTAAGGACAATCACGGCACACATGTTGCAGGAATTATTGCAGCAGCAGGATCGAGTCAGAATAATACAGGCAGTGATATTGCCGGAATGGGCCCATTTTTGAAAATTCTACCTATTGAACCAAACTATAATTATGCGGCGATAGAAACTGCTATTTATTGGGCAATGGGAAGAGACATTCCTGGTGTGCCACATAACAATTATCCCGCAAAAGTCATCAATGCCAGCTTTTATGTTAAAGGATCGACGCAATGTCCAGCCTCATTGCAGGAAACAATTGATCAATTTAATAAGAGTAATGGGGTTATTATCGTTGCTGCGGGAAATAATAATAAGTCTATAGTAGACGATATGGATGCTATCCTTTCGTGCAAAAATATCATTATTGTCGCGGCTACCCAAATCAATGGATATAGAGCAGATTATTCGAATTATGGTCCTTTGGTGACATTAGCCGCACCAGGAGGAGAAATACCAGGATCGGATTCTTGTTACCCAGGAGGTATTTTATCTACAGTTGCTGCAAATACCGGGTGTCAAAACAGTGGATTTGCATTTATGGATGGTACAAGTTTTGCCGCGCCTCATGTCTCAGGAATTGCAGGATTAATTTATGCATTGAATCCTTATCTTAACGCTCAAGAAGTGAAAAGTATTTTATTAGAAAGTGTAATGCCATTTGGAAATACTGCTGATCCAGAGCGTTCTTGCAAAGGAGTTAAATCCTGTGGTGTTGGGATTGTTAATGCAAATAAAGCGGTACAGCTTGTCACTTCAGGTCGAACTATTATAGCAGCCCCTTCACCTACTGATTTAAGGTTACAAACTTCATTCGATCCTTTTAATCGGTGCCCACCTAATAAATATGTTATCAAGGCTGAGTCTATTGCATCACCCGTTACCAGCAAATGGGTTATTAATGATACAACTATTGCGTGTCAAACGCTTAGTGTGTATGAAAATCCAACGCTTCAAGTGAATGGACCACAACTCAAAGTGATGTATGGAAAAACGGTATTAACGCTGCAAACACCTGGATTGACGTGTCAGGTTAATAATTCACATGGATTTATATGTTAA
- a CDS encoding outer membrane protein encodes MKIKYIISVLILSIGGINGAFAFQQVPIYVKLGPDYLWSQSSNYSFTRIHPIPGTLEPSINSGSLNSGNWAGNFAVGFTLHVSSSWQLSPEVSYFQLGKYSKTLDPFMIGPFEGTDITNTLHTKMEGNVVAGILNIEYLINKKYSVYAAPGLGAANIRTKNSLNYQSNEDDTYLLMKSNKNRSNFSPQVSAGIRYAALSNIFIDLGVDYIWLGKIPFGTFSRDEDDYTETNVFAKNAYLLGPKLNFIFYFG; translated from the coding sequence ATGAAAATCAAATATATTATATCTGTATTAATTTTGTCAATTGGGGGAATTAACGGTGCATTTGCCTTCCAACAGGTACCTATTTATGTAAAATTAGGTCCAGATTATTTGTGGAGCCAAAGCAGTAACTATTCATTTACACGCATTCATCCTATTCCGGGTACCTTAGAGCCTTCTATTAATTCTGGTTCTCTCAATAGCGGAAACTGGGCTGGAAATTTCGCAGTTGGATTTACACTACACGTATCGTCTTCTTGGCAATTAAGCCCCGAAGTTTCCTATTTCCAACTAGGAAAGTATTCAAAAACCCTTGATCCATTTATGATTGGCCCTTTCGAAGGTACTGATATTACTAATACGCTCCATACAAAGATGGAAGGGAATGTTGTCGCAGGTATTCTCAATATTGAATATTTAATAAATAAAAAATATTCAGTCTATGCAGCCCCAGGATTAGGCGCTGCCAATATTAGAACTAAGAATTCATTAAATTATCAATCCAATGAGGATGATACTTATTTATTAATGAAATCTAATAAAAATCGAAGTAATTTTAGCCCTCAAGTATCTGCAGGGATAAGGTATGCAGCACTATCCAATATTTTTATTGATTTAGGTGTAGATTATATTTGGTTAGGAAAAATTCCATTTGGCACTTTTTCAAGGGATGAGGATGATTATACCGAAACCAACGTTTTTGCAAAAAATGCTTATCTACTCGGGCCAAAACTTAATTTTATTTTTTATTTTGGTTAA
- a CDS encoding S8 family serine peptidase: MNIRNYFILGTFGVLSSIGSHLFAAEKPCGKFLDQIILKFNTVSSINKPDLGSRFWDTFSKDSELPIQSIKPMPSGAYLIVVDSEQLKKLATTKNLSRNAYFNQAIAQLLKRSDVKYADRDFTFCPIRPSDINKKSSLQASNLVLISHASQWDEFNGPGGVFLESSAGAFDGAWAITLGYANPPVVLTNFEAINSNADLNPNLLSPGWSFVKNNTDTSDPKEDHGTHTAGTIAATGSISGIAGMGPLLKILPIEVEITASGIETAIYWAMGRTVYGVPHNNYPAKVISMSFRNTLEVGCPVSLQEAIDTFINDHNGTITVSAGNDDEPASNNPPRSCSNVFVVAATQIDGYRAEYSNYGPRVTLAAPGGEQPNGGACESGGILSTVSTNTGCQNSGFSFYQGTSMATPHVAGIAGLIYALNPNISAQEVKNILLESVMPFGNTTDPERSCKGIKSCGIGIVNANNAVQLAISGRTIIAAPSPTDLALQSSYDPFNRCPLNKYVPTMQSIASPITSKWIINKSTRACQILELYENPTLQVNGQQLKVTYGKTVLTLQTPGLTCQVNNSHGFIC, from the coding sequence ATGAATATAAGGAATTATTTTATACTTGGCACTTTTGGGGTGCTTTCTTCTATAGGTTCTCACTTATTTGCGGCAGAAAAGCCATGTGGGAAATTTTTAGATCAAATTATTTTAAAGTTTAATACGGTAAGCAGCATAAACAAACCTGATTTGGGTAGTCGCTTTTGGGATACCTTTTCAAAAGACAGTGAGCTACCTATCCAGTCAATCAAGCCTATGCCAAGCGGTGCTTATCTTATTGTGGTTGACTCTGAACAACTTAAAAAGTTAGCAACAACAAAAAATTTATCTAGAAATGCTTATTTTAATCAGGCGATTGCTCAATTATTAAAGCGCTCTGATGTTAAATATGCTGATCGAGATTTTACATTTTGTCCTATCAGGCCTTCTGACATTAATAAAAAATCATCGCTACAAGCGTCAAACCTGGTATTGATTTCTCATGCTTCTCAATGGGATGAATTTAATGGTCCCGGAGGGGTTTTTTTAGAATCATCAGCGGGCGCATTTGACGGTGCTTGGGCAATAACATTAGGTTATGCTAATCCTCCCGTTGTGTTAACCAATTTTGAAGCGATTAATTCAAATGCGGATTTAAATCCCAATTTATTATCACCCGGGTGGAGTTTTGTCAAAAATAATACTGATACCTCAGATCCAAAAGAGGATCATGGAACACATACTGCCGGGACCATAGCTGCCACAGGCTCTATTTCAGGCATTGCAGGCATGGGGCCTTTGCTTAAAATTTTACCTATAGAAGTAGAAATAACCGCTTCAGGAATAGAAACTGCTATATATTGGGCAATGGGTAGAACGGTTTATGGAGTTCCGCATAATAATTATCCTGCTAAAGTCATTAGTATGAGCTTTCGTAATACATTAGAAGTTGGTTGTCCTGTTTCACTTCAAGAGGCAATTGATACCTTCATCAATGATCATAATGGTACCATTACAGTAAGTGCTGGTAATGATGATGAGCCAGCCTCTAATAATCCTCCCCGCTCTTGTAGTAATGTCTTCGTGGTAGCGGCGACACAAATCGATGGCTATAGAGCTGAATATTCAAATTATGGCCCACGCGTTACTTTAGCAGCGCCAGGAGGAGAACAACCTAATGGAGGTGCATGTGAATCGGGAGGAATTTTATCTACAGTTTCAACGAATACTGGATGTCAAAATAGCGGTTTCTCATTTTATCAAGGTACCAGTATGGCAACGCCTCATGTTGCAGGAATTGCAGGATTAATTTATGCATTGAACCCTAACATTAGTGCCCAAGAAGTCAAAAATATTCTTTTAGAAAGTGTGATGCCATTTGGAAATACTACTGATCCTGAACGCTCTTGTAAGGGAATCAAATCTTGTGGTATTGGCATTGTTAATGCAAATAATGCCGTACAGCTAGCAATCTCAGGCCGTACTATTATCGCAGCACCTTCGCCTACAGACTTAGCTTTACAATCCTCATATGATCCTTTTAACCGGTGTCCCCTAAATAAATATGTACCAACAATGCAATCTATTGCATCACCGATTACCAGTAAATGGATTATTAATAAATCAACACGAGCATGTCAAATACTCGAGCTCTATGAGAATCCAACACTACAAGTAAATGGACAACAACTTAAAGTAACCTATGGAAAAACGGTATTAACGCTGCAGACACCTGGATTAACGTGTCAAGTTAATAATTCACATGGCTTTATATGTTAG
- a CDS encoding ParB/RepB/Spo0J family partition protein: MTVKRSSLGRNLSALLSQSSNVLVNEKPQAERLMLAVDCLQPGKYQPRGEMEETPLQELAQSIKKQGLLQPLLVRELSDGRYEIIAGERRWRASQMAGLAEIPVILKQVDDETAMAMALVENLQREDLNAMDQARAMQRLINEFSLTHQQVAELLCKSRTAVSNYIRLLALSNPVKKLLEHGDIDMGHARALLILEEEQQNQVAQLIVAKNLSVRETEKLVERIKAGKNDHDSHHSNDINPSLLYHDQLKNLSRHLQAAIKLKPGKAGKGSLVIHYDNQHNLQTIIEQLIKGVY; the protein is encoded by the coding sequence ATGACAGTAAAACGTAGTAGTTTAGGACGTAATTTATCCGCTTTGCTAAGCCAATCAAGCAATGTTCTTGTCAATGAAAAGCCCCAGGCTGAACGTCTCATGCTTGCAGTAGATTGTTTGCAACCAGGAAAATACCAGCCTCGTGGCGAAATGGAAGAAACACCATTACAAGAACTTGCCCAATCCATCAAAAAGCAAGGTTTGTTGCAACCCTTATTAGTTCGCGAATTAAGTGATGGTCGTTATGAAATTATTGCGGGTGAGCGTCGCTGGCGAGCAAGCCAAATGGCAGGCCTTGCTGAAATTCCTGTGATCTTAAAACAGGTAGATGATGAAACTGCCATGGCAATGGCATTGGTTGAGAACTTGCAACGTGAAGATTTAAATGCAATGGATCAAGCACGTGCGATGCAACGCTTGATCAATGAGTTCTCATTAACTCATCAACAAGTTGCTGAGCTCTTGTGCAAATCAAGAACTGCAGTGAGTAATTACATACGCTTACTGGCCCTGTCCAATCCTGTAAAAAAACTTTTAGAACATGGCGATATTGATATGGGACATGCCCGTGCGTTATTGATCTTGGAAGAAGAACAACAAAATCAAGTCGCCCAACTTATTGTCGCTAAAAATTTATCCGTTCGCGAAACAGAAAAATTAGTTGAGCGTATTAAAGCAGGGAAAAATGATCATGATAGTCATCACTCTAATGATATAAACCCTTCTCTTTTATATCATGACCAACTAAAAAATCTATCCAGACATTTGCAAGCAGCAATTAAGTTAAAACCAGGCAAAGCTGGCAAAGGATCTTTAGTCATTCACTATGACAATCAACATAATTTGCAAACAATTATTGAGCAGTTAATTAAAGGAGTATATTAA
- a CDS encoding ParA family protein, with amino-acid sequence MAKVIAIANQKGGVGKTTTAINLAASLAANRQQVLLIDLDPQGNTTMGSGVDKNQLVHTTNDVLLHDCLAGQACLTTSGGYDLIPGNGDLTVAEVSLMEQNHRETFLYKALQPIQSNYDFILIDCPPALNTLTINAFVAADSVLIPMQCEYYALEGLAALLSTIEQVKASVNPRLQLEGVLRTMYDTRNRLCSEVSKQLMEHFPTKVYRTVVPRNVRLAEAPSHGLPALHYDKTSPGAAAYMVLASELINKQTVAG; translated from the coding sequence ATGGCAAAAGTCATAGCCATTGCCAATCAAAAAGGTGGTGTAGGCAAAACTACTACCGCCATTAATTTAGCTGCTTCTTTAGCAGCAAATCGACAACAAGTTTTATTAATTGACTTAGATCCTCAGGGAAATACAACGATGGGGAGCGGTGTTGATAAAAATCAACTGGTACATACAACCAACGATGTGTTACTGCATGATTGTCTGGCGGGTCAAGCATGCCTAACCACCAGTGGCGGTTATGACTTGATACCTGGGAATGGTGATTTAACTGTTGCTGAAGTCAGTCTCATGGAACAAAATCATCGGGAAACTTTTTTGTACAAAGCATTGCAGCCTATTCAAAGTAATTATGATTTCATTCTAATTGATTGCCCACCGGCATTGAATACTTTAACTATTAATGCTTTTGTTGCTGCAGACTCGGTTCTCATTCCCATGCAATGCGAATATTATGCCTTAGAAGGTTTGGCTGCCCTACTTTCAACCATTGAGCAAGTTAAAGCATCGGTAAATCCTCGTTTGCAGCTTGAGGGGGTGCTCCGAACTATGTACGATACGCGTAACCGTCTTTGTTCTGAAGTATCAAAACAATTAATGGAGCATTTTCCCACTAAAGTGTATAGGACTGTAGTCCCTCGTAATGTGCGATTAGCTGAAGCACCAAGCCATGGGCTACCCGCATTGCATTACGATAAAACATCGCCTGGCGCAGCAGCCTATATGGTACTTGCCTCTGAACTTATTAATAAACAAACTGTTGCAGGATGA
- the rsmG gene encoding 16S rRNA (guanine(527)-N(7))-methyltransferase RsmG, translating into MKDETQIKLLLEQGLQSFDLKAISASLADYLFLLNKWNSTYNLTAIRDVEAMVGKHILDSLAILPWLKGNRIIDVGTGAGLPGIPLAIAQPEINFVLLDSNGKKTRFLNEVKRQLNLKNLEIVQNRVENYHPTEGFDTVLSRAFSSLGQMIQWTHHLIADEGIWLAMKGRSPDIELNDIKQNCTVKSYSVAGVDGERCCVIIENTTKE; encoded by the coding sequence ATGAAGGATGAAACACAAATTAAGCTACTGCTTGAACAAGGTTTACAGTCATTTGATTTAAAAGCCATAAGTGCTTCATTAGCAGATTACTTATTCTTATTGAACAAGTGGAATTCAACTTACAATCTCACTGCAATTCGTGATGTTGAGGCTATGGTTGGTAAACACATACTTGATAGCTTAGCGATTTTGCCTTGGCTTAAAGGCAATCGAATTATCGACGTAGGTACTGGCGCAGGTTTACCAGGGATTCCACTTGCGATAGCTCAGCCGGAAATAAACTTTGTATTACTCGACTCTAATGGGAAAAAAACGCGCTTCCTCAATGAGGTAAAGCGGCAACTCAATTTAAAAAATCTTGAGATAGTACAAAATAGGGTCGAGAACTACCACCCGACAGAAGGTTTTGATACAGTATTAAGCCGAGCGTTTAGTAGTCTTGGACAGATGATTCAGTGGACGCACCACCTGATTGCTGATGAAGGAATCTGGTTGGCAATGAAAGGGCGTTCCCCTGATATAGAATTGAATGACATAAAACAAAACTGCACAGTAAAATCATATTCTGTTGCAGGTGTTGACGGTGAACGCTGTTGCGTCATTATTGAAAACACAACTAAGGAATAA
- the mnmG gene encoding tRNA uridine-5-carboxymethylaminomethyl(34) synthesis enzyme MnmG, protein MNLEKLYDVIIVGGGHAGTEAALAAARMGMQTLLLTHNMDLLGQMSCNPAIGGIGKGHLVKEIDALDGAMAKAADKAGIQFRILNASKGPAVRATRAQADRVLYRQAIREQLQTQENLTLFQQAVDDLLIEGERVAGVITQMGFTLRARAVVLTVGTFLGGKIHVGMNQYAGGRAGDPPSVALAKSLRDLDLPVGRLKTGTPPRIDRRSLDYSQMIVQPGDTPIPVFSYLGHVSDHPQQIPCHITHTTEATHEIIRNNLHKSPMYAGVIEGVGPRYCPSIEDKIVRFADKSSHQIFVEPEGLTTEEIYPNGISTSLPFEVQVQFVRTIKGFEKAHITRPGYAIEYDYFDPRGLTSFLQTKPIPNLFFAGQINGTTGYEEAAAQGIIAGMNAALYVQDKDLWCPRRDEAYIGVLIDDLITRGTQEPYRMFTSRAEYRLLLREDNADLRLTAKGRQLGVVGDTRWQHFSTKRDAIESTQSLLHNTWVRVSHNELLSDVLVNPMQHDTRAVEFLKRPEINYQHLLKLHDLNLPELASEVSEQIEIQNKYVGYIERQQQDIEKMRKQENTVLPEWINYSEVTGLSNEVIQKLTKIRPTNLAQASRISGVTPAALSLLLVHLKKQRIDA, encoded by the coding sequence ATGAATCTTGAAAAATTATATGACGTTATTATAGTCGGTGGTGGACATGCGGGCACAGAAGCGGCTCTTGCTGCAGCACGTATGGGGATGCAAACATTATTACTGACTCACAACATGGATTTACTCGGTCAAATGTCGTGTAATCCGGCAATAGGTGGAATCGGTAAAGGCCATTTAGTAAAAGAAATTGATGCCTTAGACGGTGCGATGGCAAAAGCCGCTGATAAAGCAGGAATTCAATTTCGTATCCTTAATGCGTCTAAAGGGCCAGCTGTGCGTGCAACGCGCGCGCAAGCAGATAGGGTATTATACAGACAGGCAATTAGAGAACAATTACAAACGCAAGAAAATTTGACCCTTTTCCAACAGGCGGTCGATGATTTATTGATCGAAGGAGAACGAGTAGCGGGCGTTATTACCCAAATGGGGTTTACTTTGCGAGCTCGTGCCGTTGTGTTAACTGTGGGCACTTTTTTGGGAGGGAAAATTCATGTAGGCATGAATCAATATGCTGGCGGACGTGCAGGAGATCCCCCTTCCGTCGCATTAGCAAAAAGCCTGCGTGATCTTGATTTGCCAGTTGGTCGTTTAAAAACAGGAACACCACCACGAATTGATCGTCGCTCATTAGATTACAGTCAAATGATTGTACAACCTGGTGACACTCCCATTCCTGTCTTTTCATATTTGGGGCATGTTAGTGATCACCCCCAACAGATTCCTTGTCATATCACGCATACAACTGAAGCCACTCATGAGATTATTCGTAACAATCTCCATAAATCGCCCATGTATGCAGGAGTTATTGAAGGTGTTGGTCCTCGCTATTGTCCCTCTATTGAAGATAAAATCGTTCGTTTTGCAGACAAATCATCTCACCAAATTTTTGTTGAACCTGAAGGATTGACTACTGAAGAAATCTATCCAAATGGTATTTCTACAAGTCTTCCCTTTGAAGTACAAGTCCAATTTGTGCGGACAATTAAAGGGTTTGAAAAGGCACACATCACGCGGCCAGGCTATGCGATTGAATATGATTATTTTGATCCTCGAGGGCTTACCTCATTTTTGCAAACCAAACCAATTCCAAACTTATTTTTTGCAGGTCAAATTAATGGGACTACGGGATATGAAGAAGCTGCAGCACAAGGAATTATCGCAGGCATGAATGCTGCGTTATATGTTCAAGACAAAGACCTCTGGTGTCCACGGCGTGATGAAGCTTATATAGGTGTACTTATTGATGATTTAATTACACGTGGGACTCAAGAACCCTATAGAATGTTTACATCCCGAGCTGAATATCGTTTACTTTTACGTGAAGATAATGCCGATTTGCGTTTGACTGCAAAAGGAAGACAATTAGGTGTAGTAGGAGACACACGCTGGCAGCATTTTTCGACGAAACGTGACGCAATAGAATCCACGCAGTCACTATTACACAATACTTGGGTGCGAGTGAGTCATAATGAACTGCTTTCTGATGTTCTAGTTAATCCGATGCAACATGACACGAGAGCCGTAGAATTTTTGAAGCGTCCAGAAATTAATTACCAGCATTTATTAAAGCTTCATGATTTAAATCTGCCTGAATTAGCATCTGAAGTCAGTGAGCAAATAGAGATTCAAAACAAATATGTGGGTTATATTGAAAGGCAACAGCAAGATATAGAAAAAATGCGTAAACAAGAGAATACCGTATTGCCTGAATGGATTAACTATAGTGAAGTAACCGGATTGTCCAATGAAGTCATCCAAAAACTCACAAAAATTCGACCAACTAATTTAGCACAAGCATCGCGTATCTCTGGAGTGACTCCTGCAGCACTCTCATTGCTCTTAGTTCATTTAAAAAAACAGCGAATTGATGCATGA